The following is a genomic window from Crossiella equi.
GCGACTTCGTTTTCGGCACCCGCCCGGTCCACGAGGTCCTGCTCGAAGTGCCCACGGCCGTGCACGGCTACTACGTGGCTCCCGACCCGCAGCTGAACCGGGCGACCGGCCACGGGTTGTGCGACCCGGACCGGCTCCGCAAGGCCGCGGCCGACGCGGGCATCAGCTGGGTCGTCGTGGACTCGGTGAAGCTGCCCGATCCACGGACCCTGGAGGTCCTGTCTGGGGCGGACCTGGTGCTGCATGTCGTGGCGAACGCCTTCGGTGTGCGAACTCTGGCGACGGCGCACACCGAGCTGGTCCGGCACGCCAAGACCGGTTCCGTGCACACCGTCCTCAACCGGACCCGCAAAGACCGGAGCGAGATGGTCCTGCTCGATGGGCTCGCCGAGCACGCCGAGCGGTTCGCGGTGTGCCCGGTCCAGATCGGGCATGACGGCTGGGTGGCCAACGCGATGTTGCACCGGAGGAGCCCGTTCGCCATCGGCAACGCCCGGGCCACCCGCACCGCCTCGGCCGAACTCGGCGCCTGGATCCGCAGGCGGCTGCCATGACGTCCCTGCTCGACGACCTCGCCACCGCTGACACCAGCTCCGTGCTCGGACACCTCGACGGCGCCGCCGCCGACCGGGTCGCGGTGGAGATCCCGCTCGCGTCCATCACCCGGTCCATCCAGGTGTGCGGGGTCGATGCCAAGGACGAGGACGTCCTGGCTCTGGCGCGGAACATCGAGGAGTTCGGCCTCCAGCACCCGGTCGAGGTCAACGTGAACGGCGACGGCACCTTCACCCTGGTGCAGGGGAACAGCCGGCGCCTCGCCCACGTGCAGCTCGGCCGGACCGTGATCCCGGCCTTCGTGGACACCAGACCTGCCACCGACGAGGTGGTCGCGGAGTTCATCTGCACCCAGGCCTCGGAGAACGCCCACCGCAAGCAGCTCACCGTCCTGGAAACGCTGAACACCATCGACCGCTTGACCTCCCCTCCGTGCTCCTGCGGCCGCAACGCGGTCGGCCGGATCATGCGCCTGCCGGAGACGACGTTGAAGCGCTACTGGCGGGTCCACCGCACGCTGCGCGAGCGCGGCGTGCCCTGGCTGCCCGAGGTGGCACAGTGGCTGAACACCTCGGAGGCGACGTGGGCGGCAGCCGGGATGTTCGCCGCCAACCGCGAGCTCGAACGCCAGTACGCCAGCACGGGACAGCTACCCGGAGTCGAGCCGGACGCCGTGACCGAGGTCGAGGGGGGCCAATCGGCCCCGCCCGAACGGGTTACTCGACGCCCGGTGAGGTCGGCCGACTCGCTGCTTCGGCAGGCCCAACGCCTCGTCCGCGTGCTGCACGACGAAGTGAACGAGCTGCCGCAGGGGACGAAGGAAGAGCTGAGGGCGGTGCTGCTCACTGCTGCCGATCTCCTCGGTGACGGAGCTTCGGGGAGGTCGACGTGTTCTTCTCCGTCCTGATCGGACTGATCATCCCCGGTGGCGCGCAGTGGCATGCGTGCAGGTTCTGGGCCGGGCTGACCTTCCTCGTCTGTGCCGGGGTGGTGGCGTACTTCGCCTACCCGAGGTTCGGCTGGCCGCCCCTGGTGTTCGTGCCGTTGCTCGCTCTTCTCGAGCAGGGGTTGTGGCAACGGGGCCGCGTTACCTGACCGCGTGTCCGGGCCGTGTCGCGGACACGTACCCAGACAGCTCCACAGTGTGCCCGAAACCGTTCCACGCCAGGGGAATGCCCACGCCTTCGTGAAGGTGGTGTTCGACCCCTGGCGCCCTCGTGGGCCTGGCTCGTCAGGGAACTCGATGGACAACAGGAACAACGGATCGATGCCCGGGGACGAGTTCCTGTCCTCGAGCTGCCTGCTCCGCGCGCTCGACGGTCCGACCGCTGAGGCGTACGCGAAAGAGATGGACCGCGGGTGCTTCATGTCCGGAAAGTGGCTGTACACCCAGGGAAGCTCCGACGACCGCGTGCACGTGGTGCTCGCAGGACTGGTGAAGATCGTCACCACCGAGAAGGACGGCAAACACCTCGTGTGCGTGCACGGGCCAGGCGATGTCGTTGGCCTGCAGGCGGGCGTGAAGTCGAACACCGCGTTGGCCGCGGGCCTCGTGCGGACCGCGACCATCACCCGCTCGCGGCTCCAACAGTGGGCCGCGCGGTGGCCGGTGATCGACGACGAGCTGCACCAGTACGCCACGGCGCGGATCGCGGAGTTCGGTGACGTGTACTTCGAGATCAAGCGCGCCGGTGACCACCTCCTGCTCCGGCGGCTGGCACCACCGGTCCGTCTGGCTCGGCTGTACGTGCACCTGGTACGGCGGTGCGGTGTCCAGGACGGTGCGGTCCTCCGCGTCAAGCACCACCTGAACCACACTGAGCTCGCTGAGCTGATCGGCTCCTCGAAGGAAGAGGTGCACGACGCCCTGACCGCGCTGACGAGGGCCGCCTTGGTCCTGCCCGCTCGCCGAGGGGTGACCGTGCTCGACCTCGAAGCCCTTCACCACTTCGGCCGCTGACCCCACTCGCTCCACGCCAGGGAGCCGCTCCTCTCACCTGTGAAGGTGGTGAAAACCCCTGGCGGCTCCGCACGCGGAGCGCTGGTGCGCCAGGGCGACCATGACCGATGAACTCGACGCGAACCTGTACTCGTCCTGCCTGTTCCGAGGACTGCCGACTCGGGACCGGCGTGAGCTGAAGGACAGCATGGTGATCGAGGTCTACCCGCGACGATCAATGATCTTCGCGGAGGGCTCCTACAGCGACCGATTGCAGATCGTCTGTGCGGGACAGGTGAAGCTCACCGCGACCAGCCAGGCGGGGAGGCAGGCCATGACGGCCTTGGCCGGACCAGGCGATGTCCTGGAGTTGTTGCCCGAGCTGGCACCGGGTCGTCGCGTGCAAACCGCGACGGCGGCGACCGCGGTCACCACGGCGAGCATCACCTACGAGGAACTGCGTGGTTGGTGGCAGCGGCGTCCGGTCATCCTCCGGGAGCTGCTGCGGGAACTCGAGGCAGCCGTGCGCATGCGTGAGCAGGTGCGGCTGGACTACCACCACATGGACGTACCGGCGAGGATCGCGAAGCTTCTGTTGGGGCTTGCCAAGCGATTCGGCCAGCCGGAGGCCAACACCGTGCTGGTGACGCACCACCTCACCCAGACCGACATGGCCGACCTCGTCTGCTCCGTTCGGGAATCGGTGAACCACGCGGTCACGTACTTCAGCGAGAGGGGCTGGATCATGCAGTTCCGAACCGGCACCCTGCTGAGCGATGTGAACGCGCTGGCCAGACGGGCACGCTGACTGGAGCACCACCGGGCGTTGGGGCCGCGGTTCGCGGTCCCAACGCCCCACCCTCGTTAGCTGGGACAACGTCCCGGTGGTCTCCGACCAGACGAGGTGGTTCCGGTGGTTCGCACCGCCCTGCGCATCCTGCTCTTCATCACCGCGGTCGCGGCCGCCGCCGGGGCGGTGGTGACCCGCGAGCTCGACGGGCGCGCCCTCCTGCTCACCTCACCGCAGTCGGACGCGGCGGACTACGTGAAGCGGCTGGACGTGCTGACCGAGGAGGTCCTCGGCAACGACACGACGATGCGCGCGGTGCTCAGCCAGAACACGCGAGGCCTGACCGCCGAACCCGTGCGCCGGAGCCTGGCCACGATTCGTCAGGTGCTCGGCGCGGCCGGCCAGGAGCTCGGCCGCCAGCGTGAGGAGAAGAAGGTCCCGGACGGGTTCGGCACCAGCCACGGCAAGCTCGTCACGGTCGTCAGCGCGCTCGACCAGCACTACGAGGCCCTCCAGCGGGCCATCGCGGCGACCTCCGCCCAGGACCAGCAGCAGGCACTCCTCGCCGCCCGGAGCACGGACAACCGGTACGCCGAACTGCTCATGGACTACCTGCGCGAGTACCAGCAGCGGCTCGCCGCAGCAGGCTTCCGCCTGACCGAGGCCCCGCGTTGACGAGCGTTCCGGCAACCTTCCAGCACGTGGCGGGCTGCCCCGGGTGCCAGGACTACGAGCTGCTGCTCCGCCGTGAGGCGCACGCCCGGCACGCGTTCTACCAGGCCGGTGTCGCCCACGCGGATGCCCTCGCGGAGTTCAGGCGGGGCGTGATCGCTTACCTCCGCGCCCGCCACCCGCTGCGCACCGAAAAGTTGAAACGTGACGGCCAGACCCTGGGACCCGCGACGCCCGAGGACGTGCTGCTCGCCGCGATGGCGCAGTGGGACTCGATGCGGGACGCCGAGCTCCGGTCGAACGCCACCCGCGCGACCGCCGAGGAGCTGGCACGCCTCCGCACGCGGAACACCGAGCTGGAGGCGGCGCTCGCCAAGCACGCGGACCAGCGCAACGCCGACCAGGAGGCCGTCCTCGAACAGCTCGCCGCCTATGCGCAGAAGGTGGAGAAGCTGACTGCCCAGCTCGAGGAGACCGTGAACGACCGCCGCGCCCTCGCACAGGGCTTCGTCCGGCTCGCCGACCACATCACCGCCAACGGCGGCACCCTGCCCAGCCTGCTGCGTCGGCCGGACTGGTACCGGAGGTGGGCCGAGCCCAAGACCGCGAAGGCCAAGCCCGCACCGAGCCGACGCTGGGCCCAGCTCGCCCAGTCCTACCATCCGCGGTGGGGAGAACCCATCCTGCAGGGTCTGTGGACCGGCGCGGTGTGGACGATCGCCCAGCTGGCCCGGGGAGGTCCCGATCGACGTGCGTTCCTCGAGAAGCTGGCGGAGCACCAGCTGATCCAGTGGCACGACCCGGGACAGTCCGACGTCGCCACCGTCGAGGACGAGCTCGGTGCGTTCGCCACCGAGGTGAACGCCAAACTCGGCCCGCGTCGCCCGTCCGCCGCCCAACGGGTGCTTGATGTCCTCGGCGACGCTCCAGGCCCCATACGGGCTGCGGTCCTCCGCGCCATCGCGGTCGCGGGCAAGGACCACCAGTTGCAGGTCCACCCGGGCAAGGGCGGCCGGATCCCGCTCGTCGGGGTGAAGCCGCTCAGCGGCCCGAAACTGCGCGCCCGGTGGCTGGTGCCCTGGCCCGACGAGCACCCCGAGGCCATCCGCGACCTCCTCGCCCGCACCCGGGCCAAGGACGCGCAGGCGGGCCTGACCATCGTGGTGCGCAGGCAGGACGACGGCGACGACGACAGCCGGTGGGGCCCGCTGGTGGGCGAAGCGGGCTACGACCCGGCTGCGGTCAAGCGGATCTGGCTGCCCGCCGCGCCGTGAACCTGCGTTACCTGGCGGGGTGAACAGACGGACTGACCCGGGAGGCACCCGTGCACGTCATCGCCAACGTCGGCATGCTCGTCACCAACGGAGTACTGGCCGCGGCCATGTTCATCACGAACTACGCCGGGCTCCTCGTCCTCGCCGCCAGCTGCGCCGTGCTCGGCCAGCTCGACCTCCTCGCCGCCCGCCGCGCCGCCGCCAAGGTCGCCGCGGAGCGGGTGTGACCAGAACCGAGCTGCCGCTGCGCCTGCTCGGCCGTGCGCTGCGGCTCAGGGAGGAACGGCGCGACCCGGTCCGGCCGGCGGTGAACGCGACGCGCACCTGGTGCAAGCACGCGCTCCTCGGCGGGGCGCTTTGGACGGTGTCTACGGTGACCGGCTCGGCCGCCGTGCTGCACGTCGGGCTCTACCTGCTCATCACCGGCATCGTCGCGTCCTGCTTCCTCGTCAACGCCGCGCACGAGGTCCGGCACGAGACGCGGTGCTGGATCGCCGTGCTCTGCGCGGGCACGGCGGCTGTGAAGATCACGGTCTTCGTCGTGACCGGGATGCCCCCGGCGGACGGTGTCGGCGCGTTCAGCGAGGAGTTCTCCGGAACGGCCCGCAGCCTGCTCAGCGGGCACCTGCCTTCGCTGTTCGTCTACGCGGTGATCGTGGTCCCGTTCGCCTGGAGCCTGTGGCTGGTGCAGAAGTGGCGGATCTACGGACGCACCCAGAGGTACGAGTCCCTCGTCCGCCACGCGCGGCGGCTCGACGAGTTCCAGCCGTGACCGGCGCGCTGGAGGAGTTCGCCGACCTCCGCCTGGACGCCGCCGACGTCGTCCCGGAACGAGGCGACCCGAGAGCGGTTCGCTACCTCGACTACCAGCTCAGCGTCCGCGACCACGGCGACCCCGCCTGGCGCACCATCGTGAAGTCGGTCCGCCTCCTGCGGATCATCCGCATGCCGGTGGTCCCGCCCGCCTTGCGCAGACGCACCTCCGAGTACGACGACCAGCGCGACCTGGTCCGGGCGCTGTGGGCGCAGCGCATCCACTACCTGTGCCTGCTCGGCGACAGCGGCCCGGAAGGTCTCGGCGTGCTCAACCTGATGGGCGTCCAAGGAGTGGGCGCCACGATCGAGGAGGCCCGCGCCCAGGCGGACCGGCACTTCGCGGCGCTCAGCGCACAGCTCGTCGGCGCCTACCCCCAGATCCGCACCCGTGCCCTGACCCCGCCGGAAGCCGACTGGCTCCTGCAGAAGCAGCAGCAGTGGGTGCACGTGCTGCCGGTCCGAGGCATCCCGATGCCCCGCCGGGACGTCGGCGAGGACCTGCGGATGCCGCTCGCGGGCCACCGGCAGTCCGGCGGCGAGATCGAGGAGGGCGTGGAGGAGCTCGTCCGCGGCATGCTCGGCGGCCAGGGCTACCTCCTGGTGCTGATGGCGAGCCCGATCTCCCTGGACCAGGTGACGACGCGGCTCAGCGCCGCCGCCGAGCAGCTGTCGACCATCGCCTCGCAGATCCACGGCCAGCGCTCGGTGAGCGCGGGGGTCGGCGTGCCGCTGATGTTCTCGACCGCGACCGGCGACCCGGCGGGAACCGCGCACAGCTTCGGCGTCAACACCGGCAGCACGGACACGGCCTCCACTACGCACGGCTCGACGGCGACCACCACGGACGGGGTGTCGCAGGCGGTGACCGACACCCGGGGCGTGACGAGCACCGACGGCACCAGCGTCACCGACACCCGCGGTGCCACCGAAGGCCGGACCCACAGCCAGGGGCTGAGCGGCGGCCAGTCCGAGACGGAGGGCGTCTCCACCCAGCAGACGCACGGCACCACCAAGGGCGTCTCCACCGGCACCAGCGACCAGATCTCGCACAGCCAGACCAGCACGACCGGGCAGGCGCACCAGGTCAGCCAGGGCACCAGCGCGGGCCTGTCGTCCACGGCCAGCGACTCGAGCTCCCTGGGCACCAACAGCTCGGTCGGGGAAACCAGCGGTCGCACGGTCGGTGGCAGCGAGTCTCGCACGAGGAACTGGAGCGAGGGCACCAACGAGCAGTTCTCCGCCAGCACCACCGCCACCCACGGGGAGAACTCCAACCGCAGCCTCGGCGGCTCGCTGATCCTCAACCTCGGCACCTCCTCGGGTAC
Proteins encoded in this region:
- a CDS encoding Crp/Fnr family transcriptional regulator; amino-acid sequence: MDNRNNGSMPGDEFLSSSCLLRALDGPTAEAYAKEMDRGCFMSGKWLYTQGSSDDRVHVVLAGLVKIVTTEKDGKHLVCVHGPGDVVGLQAGVKSNTALAAGLVRTATITRSRLQQWAARWPVIDDELHQYATARIAEFGDVYFEIKRAGDHLLLRRLAPPVRLARLYVHLVRRCGVQDGAVLRVKHHLNHTELAELIGSSKEEVHDALTALTRAALVLPARRGVTVLDLEALHHFGR
- a CDS encoding ParB/RepB/Spo0J family partition protein, with the protein product MTSLLDDLATADTSSVLGHLDGAAADRVAVEIPLASITRSIQVCGVDAKDEDVLALARNIEEFGLQHPVEVNVNGDGTFTLVQGNSRRLAHVQLGRTVIPAFVDTRPATDEVVAEFICTQASENAHRKQLTVLETLNTIDRLTSPPCSCGRNAVGRIMRLPETTLKRYWRVHRTLRERGVPWLPEVAQWLNTSEATWAAAGMFAANRELERQYASTGQLPGVEPDAVTEVEGGQSAPPERVTRRPVRSADSLLRQAQRLVRVLHDEVNELPQGTKEELRAVLLTAADLLGDGASGRSTCSSPS
- a CDS encoding ParA family protein, whose protein sequence is MTRPKIIMAAKLKGGVGASHLCALLLHGLGETDPTLYVDLEPQGDGAQVLAVAVRAHGTVRDFVFGTRPVHEVLLEVPTAVHGYYVAPDPQLNRATGHGLCDPDRLRKAAADAGISWVVVDSVKLPDPRTLEVLSGADLVLHVVANAFGVRTLATAHTELVRHAKTGSVHTVLNRTRKDRSEMVLLDGLAEHAERFAVCPVQIGHDGWVANAMLHRRSPFAIGNARATRTASAELGAWIRRRLP
- a CDS encoding Crp/Fnr family transcriptional regulator; the protein is MTDELDANLYSSCLFRGLPTRDRRELKDSMVIEVYPRRSMIFAEGSYSDRLQIVCAGQVKLTATSQAGRQAMTALAGPGDVLELLPELAPGRRVQTATAATAVTTASITYEELRGWWQRRPVILRELLRELEAAVRMREQVRLDYHHMDVPARIAKLLLGLAKRFGQPEANTVLVTHHLTQTDMADLVCSVRESVNHAVTYFSERGWIMQFRTGTLLSDVNALARRAR